In Oryza sativa Japonica Group chromosome 11, ASM3414082v1, the following are encoded in one genomic region:
- the LOC136354162 gene encoding uncharacterized protein, with product MYMGNNIGYRPQGGQGWNQPRPYYQGGNNNGNFSNQPSLKDLVFAQAKTTDALSKKLAANDKILENINVKLDGLASAFQNQLSFNKMIETQLAQLASLVPANEIGRIPGQPDSSVENVKAITTRGGKSTRDPPYPNPAGTNGITKEAPSSDSADKEVQPEKTVPQEYCDTRLLPFPQQSRKSSVDEQFARFVEVIQKIHINVSLLDAMQVPTYARYLKDILNNKRPLPTTDLVKLMEQCSNMILYKLPEKKKNLGCPTITCSIGAKPFDQALCDVGASVSVMPKDIFDKLNFTVLAPTPMRLQLADSLVRYPAGIAGDVPIKIRDFFIPVDFVVLDMDTGKETPLILGRPFLSTAGANIDVGTWSIHFHINGKEEKFEFQPRTEQCSMVRIKYGPNPQNIQVVEVEPPKTDNLVKFMQNFLEKETTMPRNCYWRTPVKPTVPAKKLEQSAQKKPPSAPKPRKVWREKPKTPAPSPPETGEKSTN from the coding sequence atgtacatgggcaacaacatcgggtaccgtccacaaggaggtcaggggtggaaccaaccacgcccatattatcaaggaggtaacaacaacggtaacttttctaaccagccctccttgaaggatTTAGTTTTTGCAcaagctaaaaccactgatGCGCTAAGCAAAAAGCTTGCTGCCAATGATAAGATCCTAGAGAACATTAACGTCAAGTTAGATGGCCTTGCTTCTGCTTTTCAAAACCAGCTGAgttttaataaaatgatagaaacccagctagctcagttggcatccttagtccctgcaaatgaaaTAGGGAGGATTCCAGGGCAACCCGACTCCTCCGTTGAAAATGTTAAGGCGATCacgacgaggggaggtaagtccactcgtgatccgccatatcctaaccctgcaggaactaATGGGATAACCAAAGAAGCGCCATCTAGTGACTCGGCTGACAAAGAGGTTCAGCCAGAGAAGACCGTGCCGCAGGAGTACTGCGACACACGATTGCTACCGTTTCCTCAACAGAGTAGGAAATCGTCAGTGGACGAGCAATTtgctcgttttgttgaagtaatccagaagatccacatcaacgtgtcgttgttggacgctatgcaagtgccaacatacgcccgttatctcaaggacatactcaacaacaagaggCCGCTCCCAACAACAGATCTGGTCAAGCTGATGGAGCAATGCAGCAACATGATACTCTACAAgctcccggagaagaagaaaaatttggggtgtcctacgatcacctgctcgatcggggcaaAACCGTTCGACCAGGCCTTGTGCGACGTTGGAGCCAGTGTCAGTGTCATGCCGAAAGATATCttcgacaagctcaacttcacggtgttggcaccaacaccaaTGCGCCTTCAACTGGCTGATTCGTTAGTCCGTTACCCGGCAGGGATAGCGGGGGATGTGCCAATCAAGATACGGGACTTCTTCATCCCGGTTGACTTCGTGGTGCTGGATATGGACACAGGAAAGGAGACGCCGCTCATCCTGGGGCgtccgttccttagcaccgcaggagccaacattgacgtgggaacatggAGTATCCATTTCCACATCAACGGGAAGGAAGAGAAGTTTGAGTTCCAACCgaggacggaacaatgctccatggtcaggATAAAGTATGGGCCGAATCCACAGAATATTCaagtggtcgaagtggagccacccaagacggacaacctggtgaagttcatgcagaatttcctggagaaggaaacaacgatGCCTAGGAACTGTTATTGGAGGACGCCGGTAAAACCAACCGTACCGGCCAAGAAGTTAGAGCAGTCGGCTCAGAAGAAGCCGCCGTCCGCACCAAAGCCAAGGAAGGTGTGGAGGGAAAAGccaaagacgcccgctccatcacctccggagacgggTGAAAAATCCACGAACTGA